In Terriglobus sp. TAA 43, a single window of DNA contains:
- a CDS encoding mechanosensitive ion channel family protein, giving the protein MKCASSAALKFAAFLILSSLPAISQTSAGATAADTAKTMPAATAATPTIATSQSASPAKSATPAQTLLQQIATLPPLANPGIDTTAQGKAMLEHLNDVLRFYRASTTQIQKVGEPSDGLYGEQASQHAAQIGQAAFQSARNLAALFNRLQANRTQSGGTQTAPTDDADNDDEQPQEPTTAQRLTAARARVQARIADLAAQDAALDKQISTAKGKALAPLQQRDEQLEGQLELQKAMLDAMTRVSSMADAQTATGLAGDVERLLRAAPELASATRPVAAPPVLESLSAVRDSGVSTQAIALFQLLGARKDIDSRIRDLDALKKQATDLRAPLLSLLRSTIQQGNAAMQAPANLSDAEALRATRKHYDTLSSTFRVLSTATLPSSQEVLLLESARANLTAWRTVVNAEYSTLLRALLVRVVSIAVALLVLFIVSGIWQRLTVKYVRDIRRRRQILIIRRIVLGFLTGMVLIFGFVTQFSSLATFAGFITAGIAVGLQTILLSVAAYFFIVGRYGVRVGDRITVAGVTGDVIEVGLVRFYMSELTGTGTELHLTGRVAVFANSVLFQSGTPLYKQMPGTEYAWHELTVRLKPDADYRAATDAILNAVTATYNTYRASIESQHQRVEEWMDTALEKPGIEPRLQLTEAGLQYAVLFPVEIKNASSTDEAMIHTLLHDMENNDAIKHGIAGSPQVKAVVKG; this is encoded by the coding sequence ATGAAGTGCGCATCATCCGCCGCCTTGAAATTTGCGGCCTTCCTGATTCTGAGTTCTTTGCCTGCAATCAGCCAGACATCTGCCGGAGCCACTGCGGCAGATACGGCCAAGACAATGCCTGCCGCAACAGCCGCCACGCCCACCATTGCCACGTCGCAGTCGGCGTCTCCGGCAAAATCGGCCACGCCTGCACAAACACTGCTGCAGCAGATCGCTACATTGCCACCGCTTGCAAATCCGGGGATTGATACCACGGCGCAAGGAAAGGCCATGCTGGAGCATCTGAATGACGTGCTTCGATTCTATCGCGCATCTACCACGCAGATTCAGAAGGTGGGCGAGCCGAGCGATGGGTTGTACGGTGAACAGGCAAGCCAGCATGCCGCACAGATTGGTCAGGCTGCGTTTCAATCTGCACGAAATCTCGCAGCGCTTTTCAACCGTCTCCAGGCCAACCGCACACAATCGGGCGGAACGCAAACAGCACCTACGGACGACGCCGACAATGACGACGAACAACCCCAGGAACCTACCACTGCACAGCGCTTAACAGCTGCGCGTGCACGGGTGCAGGCACGCATTGCCGATTTGGCCGCACAGGATGCGGCGCTGGATAAACAGATCAGTACAGCGAAGGGCAAGGCTCTTGCACCTCTGCAGCAACGCGATGAGCAGCTTGAAGGTCAGCTTGAATTGCAGAAGGCCATGCTTGACGCAATGACAAGAGTCTCTTCCATGGCAGATGCGCAGACAGCAACGGGGCTTGCTGGCGATGTGGAACGGCTATTGCGTGCTGCCCCAGAACTGGCTTCCGCTACAAGACCAGTGGCGGCGCCGCCCGTGCTAGAGAGCCTGTCGGCGGTGCGTGATTCGGGAGTCTCCACGCAGGCCATTGCATTGTTCCAACTGTTGGGCGCGCGCAAAGATATTGATAGCCGCATTCGTGATCTGGACGCATTGAAGAAGCAGGCTACGGATCTTCGTGCACCTCTTCTTTCTCTGTTGCGCTCCACGATTCAGCAGGGAAACGCAGCCATGCAGGCGCCTGCAAATCTTTCAGATGCTGAGGCGCTGCGGGCCACGCGCAAGCACTACGACACGCTGAGCTCCACCTTTCGCGTCTTGAGTACTGCAACACTACCCTCGTCGCAAGAAGTGTTGCTCCTGGAATCTGCGCGCGCAAACCTCACCGCGTGGCGCACTGTCGTCAATGCGGAGTACAGCACGCTCTTACGCGCATTGCTGGTACGTGTGGTGTCCATCGCAGTGGCTCTGCTTGTCTTGTTCATCGTCAGCGGAATATGGCAGCGGTTAACAGTAAAGTATGTGCGTGACATCCGGCGTCGCAGGCAGATTCTTATCATTCGCCGAATCGTTCTCGGATTTCTCACGGGCATGGTGCTGATCTTCGGCTTTGTCACGCAGTTCAGTTCCTTGGCCACGTTCGCAGGATTTATCACCGCAGGCATTGCCGTTGGGCTGCAGACGATTCTGCTTTCCGTTGCGGCATACTTCTTTATCGTGGGCCGCTACGGTGTGCGTGTGGGCGACCGTATTACGGTGGCAGGTGTAACGGGCGATGTGATTGAAGTAGGCTTGGTGCGCTTTTACATGTCAGAACTTACAGGCACAGGAACCGAACTGCATCTGACGGGCCGCGTAGCGGTATTTGCGAACTCGGTCCTGTTCCAAAGCGGCACGCCGCTTTACAAGCAGATGCCCGGCACAGAATATGCCTGGCACGAATTGACGGTAAGGCTAAAACCGGATGCTGATTACCGTGCTGCGACGGATGCCATCCTGAATGCTGTCACCGCAACCTACAACACCTATCGCGCGTCGATTGAAAGCCAGCATCAACGCGTGGAAGAGTGGATGGATACCGCGCTGGAAAAGCCAGGCATTGAGCCGCGCCTTCAGCTCACAGAGGCAGGTCTGCAGTACGCGGTGTTATTCCCGGTAGAAATCAAAAACGCGTCATCCACGGATGAGGCTATGATTCATACCCTGCTGCACGACATGGAGAATAATGACGCGATAAAGCATGGGATTGCTGGGTCTCCGCAGGTGAAGGCAGTAGTGAAGGGATGA
- a CDS encoding phosphocholine-specific phospholipase C — MSSRRDFLKMAAATAGLGMTPPAIGRALAIGPDSRTGTIQDVEHVVILMQENRSFDHYFGSLRGVRGFSDPHPAPMPNGKSVWHQPTAQVKTKRYHDRGLSADATHVLPFYLNPKQTTEFQAGTDHGWSSGHLAWNHGHHNQWVNQKQDVLTMGYLKREDVSFHYALADAFTLCDAYHCSVHSNTAPNRIYLWSGTVDSQNRLGKRKNGPGMGERGETNGYTWTTYPERLQKAGVSWRVYQGGTGVPGTPTDNYTDNSLEFFAQYQVKEGASPKSELVQRGVTDRTLVQFKEDVQKGNLPQVTWVVAPYKYCEHPEASPTDGAYFISLVLDALTSNPEVWSKTVFFINYDENDGLFDHVVPPMPPSTLHANGSGMISNSLQLNLEDEFLNLDLHPHEMRPLIPGADPGGRQPIGLGPRVPMLVVSPWSRGGWTCSETFDHTSVLRFLEKRFGVEEPNISAWRRSICGDLTSAFDFSKTADRRIVSYPAPQPIASSHQPYSIPAVQKMPEQEPGTRPARAIGYALDTQIRHEDKKLWLDLRNAGSIGAAFYVYDQKTPTTQPRRYSVAAGDTLSDFWEVANDDSFDLQVHGPNGFFARHTGISQASGLQVDIRQDPSKQTLQVNLKNPSGTPVNVAWEERHTKAAGHAVAVASQSSASFAVPLSASSGWYELSITHAGSPAALKLQLAGHVESGHPSQTQPMLG; from the coding sequence ATGAGTAGCAGAAGAGATTTTCTGAAGATGGCAGCGGCAACGGCGGGCTTGGGGATGACACCACCTGCAATTGGTCGTGCGCTTGCCATCGGGCCAGATAGCCGAACCGGCACGATTCAGGACGTAGAGCACGTCGTGATCCTGATGCAGGAGAATCGTTCCTTCGATCACTACTTCGGATCGCTGCGTGGTGTACGTGGTTTCAGTGATCCGCATCCGGCTCCCATGCCGAATGGAAAGAGCGTTTGGCATCAACCGACAGCACAGGTTAAGACAAAGCGCTATCACGATCGCGGCTTATCAGCCGACGCAACTCACGTACTGCCCTTCTATCTGAATCCAAAACAGACAACTGAATTTCAGGCCGGAACGGACCATGGCTGGAGCAGCGGTCACCTTGCGTGGAACCACGGCCACCATAACCAGTGGGTGAATCAGAAGCAGGACGTTTTAACGATGGGGTATCTGAAGCGTGAGGATGTGTCCTTCCATTACGCTCTGGCGGATGCCTTTACCTTGTGCGACGCGTATCACTGCTCCGTGCATTCGAATACGGCCCCGAACAGGATCTACCTGTGGAGTGGAACGGTCGATTCGCAAAACCGCCTTGGCAAGCGGAAGAATGGCCCAGGAATGGGAGAGCGCGGGGAGACCAACGGTTACACGTGGACCACGTATCCCGAACGTTTGCAGAAGGCTGGTGTGAGTTGGCGCGTGTATCAGGGTGGCACGGGCGTGCCGGGAACTCCCACGGACAACTACACAGACAACTCGCTCGAATTCTTCGCACAGTATCAGGTAAAAGAAGGAGCATCACCCAAAAGTGAGTTGGTGCAACGCGGCGTTACAGATCGCACGCTGGTGCAGTTTAAAGAAGATGTGCAGAAGGGAAACCTCCCGCAGGTAACCTGGGTTGTTGCGCCGTACAAGTACTGCGAGCACCCCGAAGCATCGCCGACCGATGGCGCATACTTCATCTCCTTGGTGCTTGACGCGCTCACGTCGAATCCCGAAGTGTGGAGCAAGACAGTCTTCTTCATCAACTACGACGAGAACGACGGTCTTTTCGATCACGTTGTCCCCCCGATGCCTCCATCAACGTTGCATGCCAATGGCAGTGGCATGATCTCAAACTCGCTTCAGTTGAATCTTGAGGATGAGTTTCTGAATCTCGATCTTCATCCCCACGAAATGCGTCCGTTGATTCCTGGTGCCGATCCGGGTGGACGTCAGCCCATCGGACTTGGGCCACGTGTTCCCATGCTCGTAGTTTCGCCTTGGAGCAGGGGTGGCTGGACATGCTCAGAGACTTTCGATCACACATCGGTCCTGCGTTTTCTTGAGAAGCGTTTTGGTGTGGAGGAACCGAATATCTCCGCGTGGCGACGTTCCATCTGTGGTGATCTCACCTCAGCCTTCGATTTCTCGAAGACGGCTGATCGTCGCATCGTGTCTTATCCCGCGCCGCAACCCATCGCGTCGTCGCATCAGCCATACAGCATTCCCGCAGTACAGAAAATGCCGGAACAGGAACCCGGCACGCGACCGGCACGCGCGATTGGTTATGCATTGGATACGCAGATTCGGCATGAAGATAAGAAGCTGTGGCTGGACCTGCGCAATGCAGGAAGCATCGGTGCGGCGTTCTATGTCTACGACCAGAAGACCCCGACAACACAGCCGCGCCGATACAGCGTCGCTGCGGGAGATACGTTGTCAGACTTCTGGGAAGTAGCCAACGACGATTCGTTTGACCTGCAGGTGCATGGTCCAAATGGTTTCTTTGCGCGCCACACAGGAATATCGCAGGCGAGCGGACTGCAGGTGGATATCCGTCAGGATCCTTCCAAACAGACACTGCAGGTAAATCTGAAGAATCCTTCAGGTACTCCTGTCAATGTGGCTTGGGAAGAAAGGCACACCAAGGCTGCAGGACATGCCGTGGCGGTTGCATCGCAAAGCAGCGCATCGTTTGCAGTTCCTCTCAGCGCCAGTTCGGGTTGGTACGAACTTTCAATCACCCACGCTGGTTCTCCTGCTGCATTGAAGCTGCAGCTTGCGGGTCATGTGGAGAGCGGTCACCCGAGTCAGACTCAGCCAATGCTTGGTTGA